In one window of Dehalococcoidia bacterium DNA:
- the nadC gene encoding carboxylating nicotinate-nucleotide diphosphorylase — MLVSRDIRDLIDAALAEDVGQGDPTTDALIEPGLNGSATLVSREDGVIAGIDVAVEVFTQFDQTLDAEPLVKDGSSVIAGEQLASVSGSMASILKAERTAVNFLQHLSGVATMTRRYVDAVQGFRAQIVDTRKTTPGLRKLEKHAVEMGGGRNHRYNLGDGILIKDNHIEAMALQGIGIGDVVKRAHARASHMIKVEIEVETLEQLEEVLKAGADLVLLDNMGPEQMETAVSITDGRALLEASGGITFETVREVAGTGVDIISVGALTHSAPALNISLDMVIDN, encoded by the coding sequence ATGCTGGTATCTCGAGACATCAGGGATTTAATTGACGCTGCACTTGCCGAGGATGTCGGCCAGGGCGACCCCACAACAGATGCTCTCATCGAACCGGGCCTGAATGGTAGCGCCACTCTCGTCAGCCGCGAAGACGGTGTTATAGCGGGCATTGATGTTGCTGTTGAGGTGTTCACGCAATTCGACCAAACGCTGGATGCTGAGCCGCTCGTTAAAGACGGCTCTTCTGTAATCGCCGGTGAACAACTTGCGTCCGTCAGTGGCAGCATGGCCTCCATTCTCAAGGCTGAGCGCACGGCCGTTAATTTCCTCCAGCATCTGAGCGGTGTCGCCACAATGACACGCCGGTACGTGGATGCTGTTCAGGGATTCCGAGCGCAGATAGTAGACACACGCAAGACTACGCCAGGACTGCGGAAACTCGAGAAGCACGCCGTAGAGATGGGAGGTGGTAGAAACCACCGGTATAACCTTGGAGACGGTATTCTAATCAAGGACAACCACATCGAGGCGATGGCACTGCAGGGGATTGGCATCGGGGATGTCGTCAAGCGCGCTCACGCTCGCGCCAGCCACATGATAAAGGTGGAAATAGAGGTCGAGACCCTGGAGCAACTCGAAGAGGTACTTAAAGCAGGAGCAGACCTGGTACTCCTGGACAACATGGGACCCGAACAGATGGAGACCGCTGTCAGTATCACCGATGGTAGGGCTTTGCTTGAGGCATCGGGAGGAATCACCTTCGAGACGGTGAGGGAAGTTGCCGGAACCGGCGTGGACATAATCTCAGTTGGTGCTCTTACACACTCTGCCCCCGCGCTAAACATAAGCCTCGACATGGTAATCGACAATTGA
- a CDS encoding PD40 domain-containing protein: MSDAFRRYVWIVLLVGILAAIAVVGRAGGLGETEQSWPPLYSINRIAVVGPDAQIRSYRPDGSDEQPVSMGDGLFTWPTWSPDGKTVAYSGIVRNGDDEPVVTLFGYGWEDGETRPIHQGEPGYAGLLADGVVHYPLWSPDSSKLAFVAVTERQGLSLFIDEVNSKDGPAFLLDSGPLWMSWSTDSSKLAVHRSVDHFLVSFSGSMAMQRVRLESDSYRVPAWRPNISELALSSPIGRTGYGLYSASITDAGLVLPQPVLDVGPASAFLWSPDGSHLAVADDVRPVRYGNTPILVYRQFRLLDSVTFEQKALVNENVLAYFWSPDGSKIAIVTIAGTGGELRWTLLDVDTGSAERLADFTPSRDQLTMFQFFDQYAYSHMLWSPNSRYLIFSGRLSLSASSAGFMGQSDRRGSKVFIVDTGPVITVDEVADGVLAFWSPV; this comes from the coding sequence TTGAGTGATGCCTTCAGACGATATGTCTGGATAGTTCTTCTTGTAGGCATATTGGCTGCAATTGCCGTAGTCGGACGGGCGGGTGGTCTCGGAGAGACTGAACAGAGCTGGCCTCCACTGTATTCGATCAATCGGATTGCAGTCGTTGGCCCAGACGCACAGATTCGCTCCTACCGCCCTGACGGTTCAGACGAACAGCCGGTTTCAATGGGAGATGGCCTGTTCACCTGGCCGACCTGGTCTCCTGACGGCAAGACCGTCGCCTACTCTGGCATTGTCAGAAATGGTGATGATGAGCCGGTCGTAACGCTCTTCGGGTATGGCTGGGAGGACGGCGAGACGCGTCCGATACATCAGGGCGAGCCTGGCTACGCTGGTCTACTGGCGGATGGTGTCGTTCACTATCCTCTGTGGTCACCTGACAGCAGCAAGCTGGCTTTCGTTGCCGTCACCGAACGCCAGGGCCTGTCACTCTTCATCGATGAAGTCAACTCAAAGGATGGCCCCGCGTTTCTCCTCGACAGCGGTCCGTTGTGGATGTCCTGGTCTACTGACTCCTCCAAGCTCGCAGTACACCGGTCCGTCGACCACTTCCTGGTGAGCTTTAGTGGTTCCATGGCCATGCAGAGGGTCAGACTGGAGTCAGACTCATATCGTGTGCCGGCGTGGAGGCCGAACATAAGCGAGCTTGCTCTGTCGAGTCCGATTGGCCGAACAGGCTACGGCCTCTACTCAGCCTCCATTACCGATGCAGGCCTTGTACTGCCGCAGCCTGTGCTGGACGTCGGTCCAGCATCGGCCTTCCTGTGGTCCCCGGACGGGTCGCATCTGGCCGTAGCCGACGACGTCAGGCCCGTACGATACGGCAACACCCCTATCCTCGTGTATCGTCAATTCAGACTGCTGGACTCGGTGACATTCGAGCAGAAGGCTCTGGTCAACGAAAACGTGCTGGCCTATTTCTGGTCTCCAGACGGGAGCAAGATCGCAATTGTCACGATCGCGGGAACCGGCGGAGAGCTGAGATGGACGCTACTCGACGTGGATACCGGGTCGGCAGAACGGCTGGCTGACTTCACGCCATCGAGGGACCAGCTAACGATGTTCCAGTTCTTTGACCAGTATGCCTACTCGCATATGCTCTGGTCTCCCAACAGCAGGTACCTGATCTTCTCGGGTCGTCTGAGTCTCAGCGCCTCTTCTGCTGGATTCATGGGGCAGTCGGACAGGCGAGGCAGCAAAGTCTTCATTGTCGACACCGGACCGGTTATCACTGTAGACGAGGTCGCAGACGGTGTGCTGGCATTCTGGTCGCCGGTCTAG
- a CDS encoding Trk family potassium uptake protein, with translation MVRHPRRVELSPVTVVVDTRKVQHKALASPMIVIYVFIGLIIGGTVLLSMPFTQQGGGFTPFMDALFTATSAVTVTGLVVQETSQYWTLGGQLVIAALIFVGGLGFMSLATFALIAIGQRVTLPQRMLLRESFGGDLLGTGTGGLIRLTVGIVVFAVGAQFLAFAILAVRFWFIYTPDRALLMALLHSISAFNNAGFIFLTEEGGMATFQNDGTVIGVTAGMIFLGAIGFGVVIDSVTHRRFRMFGLTTKLVLILTFATILIGIGTFMVFEYQNPQTLGPMPVSQKLTTSVFESVSGRTAGFTTLDYSETEDETNFMMTGLMFVGGASASVAGGIKVNTLAIILVAVLSTIRGRTHAAIFGREIPFEQVRSALVLGAISTAIVFSVIVALSITDGGMDFLDLFFESVSAFGTVGLSTGITPLITQWGQLILVIAMFVGRLGPFTIGIAMAQGSSIDNYRFVQERVTIG, from the coding sequence GTGGTCAGACATCCAAGGCGAGTCGAGCTGAGCCCGGTTACGGTTGTTGTAGACACCCGCAAGGTCCAGCACAAAGCACTCGCCTCTCCGATGATCGTCATCTACGTATTCATCGGACTGATCATCGGCGGTACTGTACTGCTCTCCATGCCGTTTACCCAACAGGGTGGTGGGTTCACACCGTTCATGGATGCACTCTTCACGGCCACCTCGGCGGTGACTGTTACAGGGCTTGTGGTCCAGGAGACCTCTCAGTACTGGACACTGGGCGGTCAGTTAGTCATCGCCGCGCTCATTTTCGTTGGCGGTTTGGGCTTCATGTCACTGGCTACCTTTGCGCTGATAGCCATTGGTCAGCGAGTTACCCTGCCGCAGCGTATGCTGCTGAGGGAGAGCTTCGGAGGAGACCTGCTCGGCACCGGCACGGGCGGTTTGATTCGCCTGACGGTGGGAATCGTTGTCTTTGCCGTCGGTGCCCAGTTCCTTGCTTTCGCGATCCTCGCAGTTAGGTTCTGGTTCATATATACACCCGACCGTGCGCTGCTGATGGCGCTTCTGCATTCGATCTCGGCATTCAACAACGCGGGTTTCATATTCCTCACTGAAGAAGGAGGCATGGCGACTTTTCAGAACGACGGGACCGTTATAGGTGTCACCGCCGGGATGATCTTCCTGGGAGCTATTGGCTTTGGTGTGGTAATAGACTCCGTTACCCACCGTCGATTCAGGATGTTTGGACTGACCACAAAATTGGTCCTTATCTTGACCTTCGCGACCATCCTCATAGGCATCGGCACATTCATGGTGTTCGAGTATCAGAATCCGCAGACGCTCGGTCCCATGCCCGTTTCTCAGAAACTCACAACGTCAGTATTTGAGTCGGTCAGTGGACGGACTGCTGGGTTTACAACACTCGATTACAGCGAGACTGAAGACGAGACCAACTTCATGATGACTGGCCTGATGTTTGTCGGGGGGGCATCCGCGTCAGTAGCGGGAGGGATAAAGGTCAATACCCTTGCCATTATCCTTGTGGCGGTTCTTTCAACCATACGAGGACGTACCCACGCCGCAATTTTCGGGCGTGAGATCCCATTCGAGCAGGTCAGAAGCGCGCTCGTCCTGGGTGCGATCTCTACTGCGATCGTATTCAGCGTGATCGTCGCTTTGAGCATCACGGACGGCGGGATGGACTTCCTGGACCTCTTCTTTGAAAGTGTATCTGCCTTTGGGACCGTTGGACTCAGCACCGGCATCACTCCACTGATAACGCAGTGGGGTCAACTCATTCTGGTTATTGCGATGTTCGTTGGCCGGCTCGGCCCGTTTACAATCGGCATAGCAATGGCCCAGGGGTCGTCGATTGACAACTATCGGTTCGTCCAGGAACGGGTTACAATAGGTTGA
- a CDS encoding TrkA family potassium uptake protein: MKKQIAVLGLGRFGSSIARSLYNLGHDVLAIDKDESRVHNMMGACTYSLIADCTNEAVLRELGVPDYDAAVIAIGSDVTSSIMASVLIKTMDVPYIVSRAHNELHGNTLSLIGVDKVVHAEEEMGNRLAHSMFNPNVQEYLEITPNFGISKLKVPDEFNGRTLNELGFSSPRNKYGLVVLAIRRGREVTLNPDTNDRLGGGDWLVLAGHDSMLDQLDGMTDQYVEMDAAN; the protein is encoded by the coding sequence ATGAAGAAACAGATCGCCGTACTTGGCCTTGGAAGATTCGGTTCGAGTATCGCTCGCTCCCTCTATAACCTCGGGCACGATGTGCTGGCAATTGACAAAGATGAGAGCCGTGTACACAACATGATGGGGGCGTGTACCTACTCCCTCATAGCTGATTGCACAAATGAAGCTGTGCTCAGGGAACTGGGAGTTCCTGACTACGATGCGGCAGTAATCGCGATAGGATCGGATGTCACGTCGAGCATCATGGCCTCGGTGCTCATCAAAACTATGGATGTCCCCTACATAGTGTCGAGAGCTCACAACGAGCTTCACGGAAACACTTTGTCCCTCATTGGCGTCGACAAAGTTGTCCATGCCGAGGAGGAGATGGGCAACCGGTTGGCACACAGCATGTTCAATCCAAATGTTCAGGAGTACCTGGAAATCACTCCCAACTTTGGTATCAGCAAGCTCAAAGTGCCCGACGAATTCAACGGCAGGACCCTTAACGAGCTTGGATTCTCGAGCCCAAGGAACAAGTACGGCCTGGTCGTGCTGGCGATCCGGCGCGGGCGAGAGGTCACGCTGAACCCAGATACCAATGACAGGCTTGGTGGAGGTGACTGGTTGGTACTCGCCGGACATGACTCAATGCTTGACCAGCTCGACGGCATGACGGACCAATACGTAGAAATGGACGCCGCGAATTGA
- a CDS encoding universal stress protein, which translates to MFNWARRNNHSGDGEQGNIGPSSILVLVTGSPSDNLVVRMACELLESRRSTLRLLYVIEVARHTPLDAVIDDEATAGEQVLEEMERVASRYNCIVEAHLVQARDSGTAVVREAVEKNVEAIAIGTSVVEAFGRYSLEEHVPYILRHAPCRVILCRELTQIGSTIQRQSPGTRAL; encoded by the coding sequence GTGTTCAATTGGGCGAGAAGAAACAATCACTCCGGCGACGGGGAACAGGGCAACATCGGGCCCTCCTCAATCCTGGTACTAGTCACTGGTTCCCCTTCGGATAACCTCGTTGTCAGGATGGCATGTGAACTCCTCGAATCCAGGCGGAGCACGCTGCGCTTGCTTTACGTAATTGAGGTCGCCCGGCATACGCCTCTGGATGCTGTGATCGACGACGAGGCTACCGCGGGTGAGCAGGTGCTGGAAGAAATGGAACGCGTCGCCAGCCGATACAACTGTATCGTTGAGGCTCATCTTGTGCAGGCACGGGATTCAGGGACCGCAGTGGTACGTGAGGCCGTCGAAAAGAACGTTGAGGCGATCGCAATCGGCACATCTGTGGTCGAGGCTTTCGGGCGCTATTCTCTTGAAGAGCACGTTCCATACATCTTGAGACACGCTCCTTGCCGAGTGATTCTGTGTCGTGAACTGACCCAGATTGGGTCCACCATTCAAAGACAATCGCCTGGTACGAGAGCACTCTAG
- a CDS encoding TrkA family potassium uptake protein, which translates to MTNNGAPLPMIRGLNRVSIGGCGRTGASIATALCRPGRTVHILDSSVDAFNHLPRDIVRNGLLVPFLADITLESDLRKTGVQDTDVFIATAGSDPVNIMAAQIALHILDVNRVVCRLDDPVKRDLYEDLDLTIISHTEILRDLALERL; encoded by the coding sequence ATGACGAACAACGGCGCGCCTCTGCCCATGATAAGGGGACTAAACCGAGTCTCCATTGGCGGGTGTGGCAGGACCGGCGCCTCAATTGCCACGGCGTTGTGCCGTCCGGGAAGAACTGTCCACATTCTCGATTCTTCAGTGGACGCGTTCAACCATCTTCCACGAGACATCGTGCGTAATGGACTACTGGTTCCATTTCTTGCTGACATTACCCTTGAGTCCGATCTGCGAAAAACGGGGGTTCAGGACACTGACGTTTTCATAGCAACCGCAGGCTCCGACCCAGTCAATATTATGGCGGCGCAGATAGCTCTTCACATACTCGACGTTAACAGGGTGGTGTGTCGGTTGGACGATCCGGTAAAGCGCGATCTGTATGAGGATCTCGATTTAACGATCATTAGTCACACGGAGATTCTAAGGGACCTCGCGCTTGAGCGACTCTAG
- a CDS encoding TrkA family potassium uptake protein, translated as MYAIIVGAGRVGTAIARWLLDAEQEITVIDRDPERFAAIEDELGSVAVRGDATESQVLWQAGASRADVLIATGRRDDENLVICQMAANLFGVGRVLSIVSISEHVELFNRLGVSESIDMTAILVDAIEERLGGLLVDDVGGS; from the coding sequence ATGTATGCCATCATAGTGGGCGCCGGCCGGGTAGGGACAGCAATTGCACGCTGGCTGCTGGATGCTGAACAGGAGATTACGGTCATCGATCGAGACCCAGAGAGGTTCGCCGCAATCGAAGACGAACTGGGAAGCGTGGCCGTACGTGGGGACGCAACCGAGTCTCAAGTCCTCTGGCAAGCTGGCGCCAGTCGCGCTGACGTACTTATAGCAACTGGCCGAAGGGACGACGAAAATCTGGTCATCTGCCAGATGGCGGCAAATCTATTCGGAGTTGGCAGGGTGCTGTCGATTGTCAGCATTTCTGAGCACGTCGAGCTCTTCAATCGGTTGGGCGTAAGCGAATCGATTGATATGACTGCGATCCTGGTTGATGCAATTGAGGAGCGCCTTGGAGGACTGCTGGTAGATGACGTCGGAGGAAGCTGA
- the pheA gene encoding prephenate dehydratase has protein sequence MADRLAYLGPEGTYSEQAAIDYDPRLERVAYNAIPLVVAAAGNREVDEAIVPIENSLEGTVTFTVDLLIHESSLKIRGEVVVPIHHCLLIDPGTRLDQIEVVYSHPQALAQCRGYLTRNLPKAESVASLSTAGAVLDMRESRHTAAAISSKRAAELFDATILDANIEDVFNNQTRFVVLGESDSRPTGRDRTSICFDFAQDAPGVLYDTLGELARRGINMIKIESRPDRRSLGQYVFLIDLEGHREDDIIRDALEGIRSRVSMFKVLGSYPRASIPD, from the coding sequence ATGGCTGACCGGCTGGCCTATCTTGGCCCAGAGGGCACTTATAGCGAACAGGCAGCGATCGACTATGATCCGCGACTAGAACGCGTCGCGTATAACGCGATTCCTCTTGTAGTCGCAGCGGCAGGTAATCGGGAAGTCGATGAGGCGATCGTTCCCATAGAGAACAGCCTCGAGGGTACCGTCACATTTACTGTCGACCTGCTTATCCACGAGTCGAGCCTTAAAATTAGAGGCGAGGTGGTGGTGCCCATTCATCACTGCCTCCTGATTGATCCTGGCACCAGGCTGGATCAAATCGAGGTCGTTTATTCGCACCCCCAGGCGCTCGCGCAGTGCCGAGGTTACCTTACGCGCAACCTTCCTAAGGCAGAGAGTGTTGCATCGCTCAGCACAGCCGGTGCCGTCCTGGACATGCGGGAGAGCAGGCACACCGCAGCCGCTATCTCCAGCAAGCGCGCCGCTGAGCTCTTCGACGCAACCATTCTCGATGCAAACATAGAAGACGTTTTCAACAATCAGACTCGATTTGTGGTGCTGGGAGAGTCTGACAGCAGGCCTACTGGAAGGGACAGGACATCAATCTGCTTCGACTTCGCGCAGGATGCTCCGGGTGTTCTCTACGATACCCTGGGGGAGTTGGCCCGAAGAGGCATCAACATGATCAAGATTGAGTCGAGACCTGATAGAAGAAGTCTTGGACAGTATGTGTTCCTCATAGACTTGGAAGGGCATCGCGAGGACGACATCATTCGAGATGCACTGGAAGGGATTAGGTCGAGAGTGTCGATGTTCAAGGTACTTGGTTCATACCCACGGGCGTCGATACCCGACTGA
- a CDS encoding YtxH domain-containing protein, translating to MANNNGGGGFLVGFLVGGIIGGFLGLLLAPKPGSQTRAELMEMGDAWRTRADEIAAQMAAEMRSRGVPDMSTVGDRVGPAVDSLRERGSTTLGAAREAGTSAVASARQGVDAVRSKISNGDDSAKPEDGTT from the coding sequence ATGGCGAACAACAATGGCGGCGGGGGCTTCCTGGTCGGCTTCCTGGTTGGAGGCATAATCGGCGGATTCCTGGGCCTCCTACTCGCTCCGAAGCCTGGCTCGCAGACTCGTGCAGAGCTCATGGAGATGGGTGACGCTTGGCGCACACGAGCGGACGAGATTGCGGCACAAATGGCGGCTGAAATGCGTTCGCGGGGCGTGCCAGACATGAGCACCGTGGGAGACCGCGTGGGTCCAGCCGTGGACTCCCTTCGAGAAAGAGGATCGACAACCCTTGGCGCAGCCCGCGAAGCAGGAACGAGCGCTGTTGCAAGCGCGCGCCAGGGTGTGGATGCCGTCAGGTCCAAGATTTCCAATGGAGATGACTCAGCAAAGCCTGAGGACGGCACCACTTAG
- a CDS encoding dihydrodipicolinate synthase family protein has product MAEYTKSESMDWARENLRGQWTTLMTPFTPDDQVDEEGLRKNIAHVRALGTHGAGSTWGMGEFWSLTHEERLRVYDVVAEESAGEWPIGAHVSHTSAKSMLDLAQHAEGVGFDLLIVGAPYFVTNTEDQVVEWVRLLADNTDLGIMYYNSPQFGTVLDARGLQRICQIPNVVGVKEASFNQEISVETHQLVGRDAIISTPDEWILFRGRELGFEQQVMFANTSDWRFDTQDENYYVQFIDKAMRGDLDDDFYDTHVRPVKQVSDKWWAYTVQKFGGALPASMCKYWGELMGLAGGHIRPPLSELSDGEKAELKSDVGAVVDLA; this is encoded by the coding sequence ATGGCCGAGTACACCAAGTCAGAGTCAATGGACTGGGCACGCGAGAATCTTCGCGGCCAGTGGACTACCCTAATGACGCCCTTCACGCCTGATGACCAGGTGGACGAAGAGGGTCTCAGAAAGAACATAGCCCACGTACGCGCGCTCGGTACACACGGTGCCGGTTCCACGTGGGGAATGGGCGAATTCTGGAGCCTCACCCATGAGGAGCGTCTCCGGGTCTACGATGTAGTGGCCGAAGAGTCCGCAGGGGAGTGGCCGATCGGGGCTCACGTCTCCCACACTTCTGCCAAGTCCATGCTGGATCTTGCTCAACACGCGGAAGGAGTGGGTTTCGACCTGCTGATCGTGGGTGCTCCCTACTTCGTGACCAACACCGAAGACCAGGTCGTAGAGTGGGTCCGTCTCCTGGCGGACAACACCGATCTCGGCATCATGTACTACAACTCGCCACAGTTCGGGACGGTGCTGGATGCACGCGGTCTCCAGAGGATCTGCCAGATCCCCAACGTGGTTGGAGTAAAAGAAGCTAGCTTCAACCAGGAAATCTCAGTTGAGACTCATCAGCTGGTTGGCCGCGATGCCATTATCAGCACCCCAGACGAGTGGATACTTTTCAGGGGCAGGGAGCTTGGCTTCGAGCAGCAGGTCATGTTTGCGAACACCTCCGACTGGCGTTTCGATACGCAAGACGAGAACTACTATGTGCAGTTCATCGACAAGGCGATGAGGGGTGATCTGGACGACGATTTCTATGACACCCACGTTCGGCCAGTAAAGCAGGTCTCAGACAAGTGGTGGGCGTACACAGTTCAGAAGTTCGGAGGGGCCCTCCCAGCTTCAATGTGCAAGTACTGGGGCGAACTGATGGGCTTGGCTGGAGGGCACATCCGCCCTCCCCTGAGCGAACTGTCAGATGGCGAGAAGGCCGAGCTGAAGTCGGACGTTGGCGCTGTAGTCGACCTCGCTTAA
- the rpmB gene encoding 50S ribosomal protein L28, whose amino-acid sequence MAKCQLCNKAGQSGNNVSHSNKRTRTRWFANVQRSTIIRNGKAEKLSVCTRCLRTHNKVIMKG is encoded by the coding sequence ATGGCTAAGTGTCAACTGTGTAATAAGGCTGGCCAATCAGGTAACAACGTTAGCCACTCGAATAAACGCACTCGGACCAGGTGGTTCGCGAACGTACAGCGCTCGACAATCATCCGGAATGGCAAGGCTGAAAAGCTGTCCGTCTGCACCAGGTGCCTGAGGACCCATAACAAGGTCATCATGAAGGGCTGA
- a CDS encoding DAK2 domain-containing protein, which translates to MAEPLTHNERLDGPGLLSMFESALELLEVNVPEINRLNVFPVPDGDTGINMYLTLLDVVSNTAPDVSPSVGETSRLMAEHALNGGRGNSGVLLSQFFMGMAEALEGHTDFGTEDLARSLSAASVHAYGGIGHPREGTILTVMRESSDAAHASSSDDLAGLLDVVCDAALESVARTPTLLSVLRKAGLVDSGGYGFYVMLEGARRHLRQTGDLDEMLTPPQPISLDGNISSEFLDEIEEEEFGYCTQFMISGPSLDKDSIMTMLEELGNSPVVIGTDSLVRIHVHTTEPDDVVDYGRTLGEVFKENIQNMDEQREQFSAERRAELGVEDVAVVAVVQGEGLEEVFRGFSVENFVSGGDSMNPSVGDVLRAIEDAPLENVVFLPNNPNIILAAEQAAERSSKNVRVVPSRTVVQGIMTVLNYDLTKGSLADHAEEMVNQLQTARTGEICFASRDAELDGVRVQEDQLIAMLDRRLVYADDSLEGVITGLLRIAETDEPVDLATLYWGDQMDEEQTDKLASQLQDNFPEIEFEVVYGGQPHYHLFMSLE; encoded by the coding sequence ATGGCGGAACCTCTCACTCACAACGAAAGACTGGACGGCCCGGGACTGCTGTCCATGTTCGAGTCAGCTCTCGAACTGCTCGAGGTCAACGTCCCTGAAATCAATCGGCTTAATGTGTTTCCGGTCCCTGACGGGGACACTGGAATCAATATGTACCTCACGCTCTTGGACGTGGTTTCCAATACCGCGCCAGACGTTTCACCTTCGGTGGGCGAGACTTCTCGCTTGATGGCGGAACATGCGCTCAATGGTGGCCGCGGCAACAGCGGCGTGCTTCTATCGCAGTTCTTTATGGGAATGGCTGAGGCGCTTGAAGGTCACACTGACTTTGGTACTGAGGATTTAGCTCGATCTCTCTCCGCAGCTTCGGTGCATGCTTATGGCGGTATTGGACATCCCAGGGAAGGGACGATACTGACCGTTATGCGCGAGTCTTCGGATGCAGCCCACGCCTCATCGTCAGACGACCTGGCAGGTCTCCTGGACGTTGTCTGCGATGCTGCTCTGGAATCGGTGGCGCGGACTCCGACTTTGCTATCAGTGCTGCGGAAGGCTGGGCTCGTGGACTCCGGAGGATATGGTTTCTACGTGATGTTGGAGGGGGCCAGGCGCCATCTTCGCCAGACTGGAGATCTGGACGAAATGTTGACTCCTCCTCAACCTATTTCCCTGGATGGCAACATCTCGTCTGAATTCCTTGATGAAATCGAAGAAGAGGAATTTGGATACTGCACTCAGTTCATGATCAGTGGGCCATCCCTCGACAAAGACTCGATCATGACAATGCTTGAAGAACTCGGCAATTCGCCGGTGGTGATTGGGACAGACTCACTGGTGCGAATCCATGTTCATACTACTGAACCAGACGATGTCGTGGACTATGGACGTACTCTTGGAGAAGTGTTTAAAGAAAACATCCAGAACATGGATGAGCAGCGAGAACAGTTCTCCGCTGAGCGCCGAGCCGAGTTGGGTGTCGAAGACGTCGCAGTCGTTGCAGTGGTGCAGGGCGAAGGGCTAGAGGAGGTGTTCAGGGGATTCTCAGTAGAGAATTTCGTAAGCGGTGGCGACTCCATGAACCCAAGTGTTGGCGACGTACTTCGCGCCATAGAGGATGCGCCTCTGGAGAACGTGGTGTTTCTGCCCAACAACCCGAACATCATACTGGCTGCTGAACAGGCTGCTGAGCGGTCGTCCAAGAACGTCCGGGTTGTGCCGAGCCGCACCGTGGTGCAGGGGATAATGACGGTCCTGAACTACGATCTCACAAAGGGCTCGCTGGCAGACCACGCCGAAGAGATGGTCAACCAGTTGCAGACGGCCCGCACGGGAGAGATATGTTTCGCTTCTCGCGACGCGGAACTTGATGGTGTGAGGGTACAAGAAGACCAGCTCATCGCTATGCTCGACAGGAGGCTGGTCTATGCAGATGATTCACTCGAGGGAGTCATTACAGGCCTCTTGAGAATTGCTGAAACTGACGAACCTGTTGACCTGGCAACCCTCTATTGGGGAGACCAGATGGATGAGGAGCAGACTGACAAGCTCGCTTCTCAGCTGCAGGACAACTTCCCCGAGATTGAATTCGAGGTGGTCTACGGCGGTCAGCCACACTACCATCTCTTTATGTCCCTTGAGTGA